In one window of candidate division WOR-3 bacterium DNA:
- a CDS encoding corrinoid protein — protein MKKDIYEKLAKAVFSLNLSLTEKISQEIVKNNLDCQKAIFQGLVLGIKKVSDYFARGKYFIPEVLVAAECFYKGFEILKTNLKNPLPSKGKIILAVVEGDIHDIGKNIVKLMAEMDGFQVIDLGRDCPKEKILETALKEKPEIIGLSALMTTTMLEMEKVIKLLKENNIKAKVVIGGAPTSQLFAQKIGADGYAPDAVSGVKLFNQLIND, from the coding sequence GTGAAAAAAGATATTTATGAGAAATTAGCCAAAGCGGTCTTTAGTCTAAATCTTTCTTTAACAGAAAAGATTTCTCAAGAAATTGTTAAAAATAATTTAGATTGCCAGAAAGCAATTTTTCAAGGTCTTGTTTTAGGAATAAAAAAGGTTTCGGATTATTTTGCTCGAGGAAAATATTTTATACCGGAAGTTCTCGTTGCTGCTGAATGTTTTTATAAAGGTTTTGAAATATTAAAAACCAATCTAAAAAATCCTTTACCCAGCAAAGGAAAAATTATTTTAGCAGTGGTTGAAGGTGATATCCACGATATTGGTAAAAATATTGTTAAACTAATGGCGGAAATGGATGGTTTTCAAGTAATTGATTTAGGTCGAGATTGCCCGAAAGAGAAAATTTTGGAAACTGCTCTTAAAGAGAAACCGGAGATTATTGGACTTTCTGCCTTAATGACAACAACGATGTTAGAAATGGAAAAAGTAATAAAATTATTAAAAGAGAATAACATAAAAGCCAAAGTGGTGATTGGCGGTGCGCCAACTTCCCAACTTTTTGCCCAAAAGATTGGTGCTGATGGATACGCTCCCGATGCTGTTTCCGGTGTTAAATTATTTAACCAATTGATTAATGATTGA
- a CDS encoding uroporphyrinogen decarboxylase family protein — translation MIENIKVFPLVVANHAAYLTGQKERELYCDGEKLAKALLYCQKYYNYDAVIVFSDVYVEMEAMGGILSFPEDAPPVVKSYPRIIKVANPYTDGRIKEILKAATFLKKYLKNIPIFVSLKGPFSLACLLVEAERFFMMLVEKEKKARELINIAFENQLKYLKAILEINCIPFIGDPFASGSLIGYNLFENYALPPLKELIKEAKFCGLHICGETKNLLPLIIETKAKIISLETDIQFAKRYFPEDIYLMGSVPTDLLVNGDIFQVKEECEKEILAGGKNFILSTACDVPKYAKKENVKMMVDVGHIYKRL, via the coding sequence ATGATTGAAAATATCAAAGTCTTTCCCTTAGTAGTTGCCAACCATGCAGCCTATTTAACCGGTCAAAAAGAGAGGGAACTTTATTGCGACGGTGAAAAACTGGCAAAGGCTCTTTTGTACTGCCAGAAATATTATAATTACGATGCGGTAATTGTCTTTTCCGATGTTTATGTGGAAATGGAAGCAATGGGCGGAATTTTATCTTTTCCGGAAGATGCGCCACCAGTAGTAAAAAGTTATCCTCGTATAATTAAAGTTGCCAATCCTTATACCGATGGCCGAATAAAAGAAATATTAAAGGCTGCTACTTTCTTAAAAAAATATCTTAAAAATATCCCAATTTTTGTCTCTTTAAAAGGACCCTTTTCCCTTGCCTGTCTCTTGGTAGAAGCAGAAAGATTCTTTATGATGCTTGTTGAAAAGGAAAAGAAAGCAAGAGAGTTAATAAATATTGCCTTTGAAAATCAATTGAAATATTTAAAAGCAATCTTAGAGATTAATTGTATCCCTTTTATTGGTGATCCTTTTGCTTCCGGTTCGCTGATTGGTTATAATCTTTTTGAAAATTATGCCTTGCCACCTTTAAAAGAACTTATTAAAGAAGCAAAATTTTGTGGACTCCATATCTGTGGTGAGACAAAAAATCTTTTGCCTTTAATAATTGAGACAAAAGCGAAGATTATCTCGTTAGAAACGGATATTCAATTTGCCAAGAGATATTTTCCCGAAGATATTTATCTTATGGGCTCAGTGCCTACTGATTTGTTAGTTAATGGTGATATCTTTCAAGTCAAAGAGGAATGCGAGAAAGAAATTTTAGCCGGTGGCAAAAATTTTATTTTGTCAACCGCTTGCGATGTTCCCAAATATGCCAAAAAAGAGAATGTAAAAATGATGGTAGATGTGGGTCATATCTATAAAAGATTGTGA